In Ailuropoda melanoleuca isolate Jingjing chromosome 4, ASM200744v2, whole genome shotgun sequence, the following proteins share a genomic window:
- the CISH gene encoding cytokine-inducible SH2-containing protein: protein MVLCVQGPCSLLAVERIGQRPLWAQSLELPEPAMQPLPAGAFLEEMAEETPAQPESEPKVLDPEEDLLCIAKTFSYLRESGWYWGSITASEARQHLQKMPEGTFLVRDSTHPSYLFTLSVKTTRGPTNVRIEYADSSFRLDSNCLSRPRILAFPDVVSLVQHYVASCAADTRSDSPDPAPTPALPTPKEDVPGDPALPAPSVTAVHLKLVQPFVRRSSARSLQHLCRLVINRLVADVDCLPLPRRMADYLRQYPFQL, encoded by the exons ATGGTCCTCTGCGTTCAGGG ACCTTGCTCTTTGCTGGCTGTGGAGCGGATCGGGCAGCGGCCCCTGTGGGCCCAGTCCCTGGAGCTGCCCGAACCAGCTATGCAGCCTTTGCCTGCTGGGGCCTTTCTGGAGGAGATGGCAGAGGAGACCCCGGCCCAGCCAGAGAGTGAGCCCAAGGTGCTGGACCCTGAGGAGGATCTGCTATGCATAGCCAAGACCTTCTCTTACCTCCGGGAATCAG GCTGGTATTGGGGCTCCATTACGGCCAGCGAGGCCCGGCAACACCTGCAGAAGATGCCAGAGGGCACCTTCCTTGTACGCGACAGCACCCACCCCAGCTACCTGTTCACACTGTCGGTCAAAACCACCCGAGGTCCCACCAACGTGCGCATCGAGTACGCCGACTCCAGTTTCCGCCTGGATTCCAACTGCCTGTCCAGGCCACGCATCCTAGCCTTCCCCGACGTGGTCAGCCTCGTGCAGCACTACGTCGCTTCCTGTGCCGCTGACACCCGAAGTGACAGCCCCGACCCTGCGCCTACCCCGGCCCTGCCTACCCCTAAGGAAGACGTGCCCGGTGACCCGGCGCTGCCCGCGCCCTCAGTCACGGCCGTGCACCTGAAGCTGGTGCAGCCCTTCGTGCGCAGAAGCAGCGCCCGCAGCCTGCAGCACCTGTGCCGCCTCGTCATCAACCGCCTGGTGGCTGACGTGGACTGCCTGCCGCTGCCCCGGCGCATGGCCGACTACCTCCGGCAGtaccccttccagctctga